In the Marinomonas algicola genome, one interval contains:
- a CDS encoding CDP-alcohol phosphatidyltransferase family protein, which yields MLDKYFIKHLRDPLTKVAFLAVRAGITANQITILGFIIGMMSLPALLYQRYELALLFILLNRFMDGLDGAVARLKQPTDLGGYLDITLDFIFYSAVVFGFALADSSNNAIAAAFLIFSFMGTGSSFLAFAVMAEKREIRSLDYGSKSLFYLGGLAEGGETIGFYIFVCIFPSYFAIAAWLFGGICWLTTCTRLYAGYRTLK from the coding sequence ATGTTAGATAAATATTTTATTAAGCACCTACGTGACCCATTAACTAAAGTGGCCTTTTTGGCTGTGCGGGCTGGTATTACAGCAAATCAAATAACCATCTTAGGCTTTATAATAGGGATGATGTCTCTACCCGCATTGTTATATCAGAGATATGAGTTAGCATTATTGTTCATTTTATTAAATCGCTTTATGGATGGGCTGGATGGTGCTGTTGCTAGGTTGAAACAACCCACTGACTTAGGAGGGTACCTTGACATAACCTTAGACTTCATTTTTTATTCGGCTGTGGTTTTTGGTTTTGCTTTGGCTGATTCAAGTAATAATGCGATAGCGGCCGCATTTCTTATTTTTTCTTTTATGGGAACGGGAAGCAGCTTTTTGGCTTTTGCCGTCATGGCTGAAAAAAGAGAAATTCGTAGCTTAGACTACGGGAGTAAATCCTTGTTTTATCTTGGCGGCTTAGCTGAAGGGGGTGAAACAATTGGTTTTTACATTTTCGTATGTATTTTTCCTAGTTATTTTGCCATTGCAGCGTGGTTATTTGGTGGGATTTGCTGGCTTACAACCTGCACTCGATTATATGCAGGTTATAGGACATTGAAGTAG
- the yfaE gene encoding class I ribonucleotide reductase maintenance protein YfaE: MTLTSNTPLKDSQDTPLHRVLWGKKQILVNDQEPLLPQLERAGVFVEYQCREGYCSSCSLKLIRGHVMYPSEPLAWVQSGYLLACCAIVKSDIEIAFLS; this comes from the coding sequence ATGACTTTGACCTCTAATACACCACTAAAAGACAGCCAAGATACTCCCCTTCATAGAGTGCTGTGGGGAAAGAAACAAATATTGGTAAATGACCAAGAACCATTATTACCTCAGCTCGAAAGAGCTGGGGTTTTTGTGGAATATCAGTGCCGAGAAGGCTATTGCAGTTCTTGCTCATTAAAATTAATTAGAGGTCATGTCATGTACCCTTCAGAACCATTGGCCTGGGTTCAAAGTGGTTATTTGTTAGCCTGTTGCGCCATTGTGAAAAGTGATATTGAAATTGCTTTTCTTAGTTAG